A genomic stretch from Xenopus laevis strain J_2021 chromosome 6S, Xenopus_laevis_v10.1, whole genome shotgun sequence includes:
- the LOC108719776 gene encoding forkhead box protein H1-like, with product MPPSHASSISLVGDPHQTNTGGKLNTSFMIDSLLHDLQDVDLPDASRNLKNQRISPAVAMNNMWSSAPLLYPHSKPIRNVRSPGFSTSHSTYSSSSSSISTISPVGFQEEQERSEHLLGRQTQRLGLPTRRPREEDECSTTSSDSDTRNYSPTETTKKMPLLSLDLPTSYTKSVAPNVVAPPSVLPFFHFPRFSYYNYGPSPYMTPPYWGFPCPTNPGGDSPCGSQAPLDLDNMLRSVPPNKSVFDVLTSHPGDLVHPSFLSPCLGSGTPYPSRQSLI from the coding sequence ATGCCTCCAAGTCATGCCAGCTCCATTTCTCTGGTGGGGGACCCTCACCAGACCAACACTGGTGGCAAACTCAACACATCCTTTATGATTGATTCCCTACTTCATGACCTGCAAGATGTGGATCTGCCTGATGCCTCCAGGAACCTCAAGAACCAAAGGATCTCTCCGGCTGTAGCCATGAACAATATGTGGAGCTCTGCTCCTCTTCTCTACCCACATTCCAAGCCAATAAGGAATGTCAGAAGCCCTGGTTTCTCCACCAGTCATTCCACATACTCTTCTTCCAGCTCCAGCATTTCTACAATATCTCCTGTTGGGTTTCAGGAGGAGCAGGAGAGAAGTGAACATTTGCTTGGTCGGCAAACTCAAAGGCTTGGTCTTCCCACTAGACGTCCGAGAGAGGAGGACGAGTGCAGTACCACATCTTCAGATTCTGACACGAGGAACTATTCTCCCACTGAGACCACCAAAAAGATGCCCCTGCTTTCATTGGACTTGCCCACCTCTTACACAAAGAGTGTGGCACCTAATGTAGTGGCACCACCAAGTGTCCTGCCCTTCTTTCATTTTCCTCGATTCTCCTACTATAACTATGGACCTTCCCCCTACATGACCCCACCATACTGGGGTTTTCCCTGTCCTACAAATCCTGGTGGGGATAGTCCATGTGGATCCCAAGCTCCTCTGGATCTAGACAACATGTTGAGGTCCGTGCCTCCCAACAAGAGCGTGTTTGATGTGTTGACAAGTCATCCAGGTGATCTCGTCCATCCGTCCTTCCTCAGTCCGTGTTTGGGCAGTGGTACCCCCTATCCAAGCAGACAAAGCCTTATATAG